In Arachis duranensis cultivar V14167 unplaced genomic scaffold, aradu.V14167.gnm2.J7QH unplaced_Scaffold_60483, whole genome shotgun sequence, the following are encoded in one genomic region:
- the LOC127744563 gene encoding uncharacterized tatC-like protein ymf16, translated as MYDFHFASETILGEVRIRSVRILIGLGLTWFTRYWFPEELISPLAKPFLTLSLDSYFVCTQSTEASPTYVATSSIACSYFVFPLISHQIWCFLIPSCHGEQRRKYNRFLYLSGSRFSLFLFLTLPRVVPNVWYFLYFVGATSTNSLMIKLQPKIYDHIMLTVQISFIPSVCSQVPVIVICLPEPRGLSVETFTNNRRFLMVFPLLTAALSTPPDIWCQIVAHFLISSIIELTIFVASIVQVREEAGRVE; from the coding sequence ATGTATGATTTTCATTTCGCATCGGAAACTATTTTAGGAGAAGTTCGAATCCGTTCCGTTCGGATATTGATCGGTCTTGGTTTGACATGGTTTACGCGTTACTGGTTCCCGGAAGAGTTAATATCTCCATTAGCTAAACCCTTTCTTACCCTGTCTTTGGACTCGTATTTTGTTTGTACACAATCAACGGAGGCCTCCCCGACATATGTTGCAACGTCTTCAATAGCATGTTCTTACTTCGTCTTTCCCTTAATAAGTCATCAAATTTGGTGCTTTTTGATCCCCAGTTGCCATGGGGAACAAAGGAGGAAATACAATCGATTCCTCTATTTAAGTGGTTCTCGCTTCTCCTTGTTCCTGTTCCTAACTCTTCCCCGGGTAGTTCCCAATGTTTGGTACTTTTTATACTTCGTGGGTGCAACATCAACAAATTCGCTCATGATCAAGTTACAACCTAAGATCTATGACCATATTATGCTAACTGTTCAGATTTCGTTCATTCCATCGGTATGCTCTCAGGTACCTGTAATTGTGATCTGTTTGCCAGAACCAAGGGGTCTTTCTGTGGAAACCTTCACGAACAATCGTCGTTTTTTGATGGTTTTTCCGCTTCTCACCGCTGCTCTTTCCACACCTCCAGATATCTGGTGCCAAATCGTCGCCCATTTCCTTATTTCTTCGATAATAGAGTTGACTATCTTTGTGGCATCGATTGTACAAGTTCGTGAAGAGGCTGGACGAGTGGAATGA